The following proteins come from a genomic window of Pannonibacter sp. XCT-53:
- the metK gene encoding methionine adenosyltransferase, with amino-acid sequence MARQDYLFTSESVSEGHPDKVCDRISDAVVDAYLREMPEARVACETLATTNRIVIAGETRGPATITKDYIAHLARLAVKDIGYTQEGFHWETCDIAVHLHGQSAHIAQGVDASGNKDEGAGDQGIMFGYACRETPDFMPAPIFYAHKILRLLADARKSGREPVLGPDAKSQVTVRYVNGKPVGVTSIVLSTQHLDATLSSADVRKIVEPYIRSALPDGWIDASTVWHVNPTGAFVIGGPDGDCGLTGRKIIVDTYGGAAPHGGGAFSGKDPTKVDRSAAYAARYLAKNVVAAELADRCTIQLSYAIGVAEPLSVYVDLHGTGQCDEAKLEKSLRDVMRLTPRGIREHLKLNAPIYERTSAYGHFGREPDADGGFTWEKLDLVSALRSALA; translated from the coding sequence ATGGCCCGTCAGGACTATCTCTTCACCTCCGAGTCCGTTTCGGAGGGGCACCCGGACAAGGTGTGCGACCGAATTTCCGATGCCGTCGTTGACGCTTACCTGCGCGAAATGCCGGAAGCGCGTGTTGCCTGCGAGACGCTGGCGACCACCAACCGCATCGTCATCGCCGGCGAGACCCGCGGCCCGGCGACCATCACCAAGGATTACATCGCCCATCTGGCGCGTCTGGCCGTGAAGGACATCGGCTACACCCAGGAAGGCTTCCACTGGGAGACCTGCGACATCGCCGTGCACCTGCATGGCCAGTCGGCGCACATCGCCCAGGGCGTGGATGCCTCGGGCAACAAGGACGAGGGCGCTGGCGACCAGGGCATCATGTTCGGCTATGCCTGCCGCGAGACCCCGGACTTCATGCCGGCTCCGATCTTCTATGCCCACAAGATCCTGCGCCTCCTCGCCGATGCCCGCAAGTCGGGCCGCGAACCGGTGCTCGGCCCGGATGCCAAGAGCCAGGTGACCGTTCGCTACGTCAACGGCAAGCCGGTCGGCGTGACCTCGATCGTCCTCTCGACCCAGCATCTGGACGCCACCCTGTCCTCCGCCGACGTGCGCAAGATCGTCGAGCCCTACATCCGTTCCGCCCTTCCGGACGGCTGGATCGACGCCTCGACCGTCTGGCACGTCAACCCGACCGGTGCCTTCGTCATCGGCGGCCCGGATGGCGACTGCGGCCTGACCGGCCGCAAGATCATCGTCGACACCTACGGCGGCGCGGCCCCGCATGGCGGCGGCGCCTTCTCCGGCAAGGACCCGACCAAGGTGGACCGCTCGGCCGCCTATGCCGCCCGCTACCTCGCCAAGAACGTGGTTGCGGCCGAGCTGGCCGACCGCTGCACCATCCAGCTGTCCTACGCCATCGGTGTTGCCGAGCCCCTGTCGGTCTATGTCGACCTGCACGGCACCGGCCAGTGTGACGAAGCCAAGCTCGAGAAGAGCCTGCGCGACGTCATGCGCCTGACCCCGCGCGGGATCCGCGAGCACCTGAAGCTCAACGCCCCGATCTACGAGCGCACCTCCGCCTACGGCCACTTCGGCCGCGAGCCGGATGCCGATGGCGGCTTCACCTGGGAAAAGCTCGATCTGGTCAGCGCCCTGCGCAGCGCGCTCGCCTGA
- the trmB gene encoding tRNA (guanine(46)-N(7))-methyltransferase TrmB, producing the protein MTDFYDGSFYGRRMGKPLTPRQRGLMDTDMPRLRLDLSLSAPAALAGLFEAPVREVWLEVGFGGGEHLIHRAVENPQVGFIGVEPFVTSMAKALTEVVDRGLGNVRLYDDDAIKLLDWLPEASLSRAYQLYPDPWPKKRHWKRRFINAQNLDRYARALKPGTEFRFASDIDTYVDWALRHIRDHEAFDWTAETADDWRLPWPTWPGTRYEAKALREGRVPRYLTFRRR; encoded by the coding sequence ATGACCGACTTCTACGATGGATCCTTCTACGGCCGCCGCATGGGCAAGCCGCTGACCCCGCGCCAGCGCGGCCTCATGGACACGGACATGCCGCGGCTGCGCCTCGACCTGTCTCTCTCTGCGCCGGCCGCTCTGGCCGGCCTGTTCGAAGCCCCTGTCCGCGAAGTCTGGCTCGAGGTGGGCTTCGGTGGCGGTGAGCATCTGATCCACCGCGCGGTCGAGAACCCGCAGGTCGGCTTCATCGGGGTTGAACCCTTCGTCACCTCCATGGCCAAGGCCCTGACCGAGGTGGTGGATCGCGGCCTTGGCAACGTGCGGCTCTATGATGATGATGCCATCAAGCTGCTCGACTGGCTGCCGGAAGCGAGCCTCTCGCGCGCTTATCAGCTCTATCCGGATCCCTGGCCGAAGAAGCGGCACTGGAAGCGGCGCTTCATCAATGCGCAGAACCTGGACCGCTATGCGCGGGCGCTGAAGCCGGGCACGGAGTTCCGGTTTGCCAGCGACATCGACACCTATGTCGACTGGGCGCTGCGGCACATCCGGGATCACGAGGCCTTTGACTGGACTGCAGAAACGGCTGACGACTGGCGCCTGCCCTGGCCGACCTGGCCAGGCACGCGCTATGAGGCCAAGGCGCTGCGCGAGGGCCGCGTGCCGCGATACCTGACATTCCGTCGCCGCTAG
- the rimP gene encoding ribosome maturation factor RimP codes for MSLNEARIVTEQGLDARVAAIVEPVINDLGYRLVRVKISAANGCTLQIMAERPDGTMSVVDCEEISRAVSPALDVDDPINRAYHLEISSPGIDRPLVRESDFIRWAGHEAKVEMTVPLDGRKRFRGILTGVEAGQAILRLIDAPEGAVNPVLLPLTDIAEARLILTDDLIRAALRAEKAALSARGIDTSDLPDEDDDIEFEYDAADEDDDDAEDEGPGRAN; via the coding sequence GTGAGCCTGAATGAAGCCCGCATCGTGACCGAACAGGGCCTCGACGCCCGTGTTGCGGCCATCGTCGAACCGGTGATCAACGATCTCGGCTACCGGCTGGTGCGCGTCAAGATCAGCGCAGCCAACGGCTGCACGCTGCAGATCATGGCCGAACGGCCGGACGGCACCATGAGCGTCGTCGACTGCGAGGAAATCAGCCGTGCGGTGTCGCCGGCCCTCGATGTCGATGACCCGATCAACCGCGCCTACCATCTGGAGATCTCCTCGCCGGGGATCGACCGTCCGCTGGTGCGCGAGAGCGATTTCATCCGCTGGGCCGGCCACGAGGCCAAGGTCGAGATGACCGTTCCGCTGGATGGCCGCAAGCGCTTCCGCGGCATCCTCACGGGTGTCGAGGCCGGCCAGGCCATCCTGCGCCTGATCGACGCCCCGGAGGGGGCGGTGAACCCGGTGCTGCTGCCGCTGACCGACATCGCCGAGGCCCGCCTGATCCTGACGGACGACCTGATCCGCGCGGCCCTGCGGGCCGAGAAGGCGGCGCTGTCGGCCCGTGGCATCGACACGTCCGACCTGCCGGATGAAGACGACGACATCGAATTCGAGTATGACGCCGCGGACGAGGACGACGACGACGCGGAAGATGAGGGCCCCGGCCGGGCCAATTGA
- a CDS encoding RNA-binding protein: MPRKNEPLERQCALTREVKPVSDLMRFVMDPDGQVVPDLRRNLPGRGVWVTAQRSAIEQAEKRKVFPRGFKAEAKVEPGLADRVDALLTRAALSALSLSRKAGELVTGFAKVEAALRRDPVVGLIHASDASEDGVRKLAGVAASRFEDANGGPVVRLFDSTQLDLALGRTNVIHAALLAGRASEGFLARIRDLEAFRASSVAKSSDGANSAAGQD, translated from the coding sequence GTGCCAAGGAAGAATGAGCCGCTGGAACGGCAGTGCGCGCTGACCCGAGAGGTGAAGCCCGTGTCCGACCTGATGCGGTTCGTCATGGATCCGGACGGCCAGGTCGTTCCCGACCTGAGGCGCAATCTGCCCGGTCGCGGCGTGTGGGTGACCGCGCAGCGCAGCGCCATCGAACAGGCCGAGAAGCGCAAGGTGTTCCCGCGCGGCTTCAAGGCGGAGGCGAAGGTGGAGCCGGGACTGGCCGACAGGGTGGATGCCCTGTTGACCCGCGCGGCCCTGTCGGCCCTGTCGCTGTCGCGCAAGGCGGGTGAACTGGTGACGGGCTTCGCCAAGGTCGAGGCGGCCCTCAGACGGGATCCGGTCGTCGGCCTGATACATGCTTCGGATGCGTCCGAAGACGGAGTACGGAAGCTCGCGGGTGTTGCCGCGAGCCGGTTTGAAGACGCAAACGGCGGTCCGGTCGTCCGTTTGTTCGATTCGACTCAATTGGATTTGGCATTGGGTCGGACTAATGTGATACATGCTGCGCTGCTCGCAGGCCGGGCGAGCGAAGGCTTCCTTGCGCGAATACGCGATCTGGAGGCATTCCGGGCGAGTTCCGTCGCGAAATCCAGCGACGGCGCGAACAGCGCAGCAGGGCAGGACTGA
- a CDS encoding PhoH family protein, with product MTHIVLAFDDNRLIGDLFGQFDQNLALIEQRLGVDAVARGNQVTLKGKHSQCEQARLALEALYHRLQQGHEIHPADVDGAVRMAVAADAQLPLPTLEPKSRLAFAQVSTRRKTVVARTAAQDAYIRSMDRADLIFGTGPAGTGKTFLAVAYAAALIERGDVARLILSRPAVEAGERLGFLPGDMKDKVDPYLRPLYDALYEMMPPEKVDRGLQSGMIEVAPLAFMRGRTLSNAVVLLDEAQNTTTMQMKMFLTRLGENSKMIVTGDPTQVDLPPGQKSGLREALELLPDIEGVAHVQFTEVDVVRHELVARIVKAYDDASREMLQDRERRIEARGERS from the coding sequence ATGACCCACATCGTTCTTGCATTCGATGACAACAGGTTGATCGGCGACCTGTTCGGGCAGTTCGACCAGAACCTCGCCCTGATCGAGCAGCGTCTCGGGGTCGATGCCGTGGCGCGCGGCAACCAGGTGACGCTGAAGGGCAAGCACAGCCAGTGCGAACAGGCCCGTCTTGCGCTGGAAGCGCTCTATCACCGCCTGCAGCAGGGCCACGAGATCCACCCGGCGGACGTGGACGGGGCGGTGCGCATGGCCGTTGCCGCCGACGCCCAGCTGCCGTTGCCCACCCTGGAGCCGAAGTCCCGGCTGGCCTTCGCGCAGGTCTCTACCCGCCGCAAGACCGTGGTCGCGCGCACCGCGGCCCAGGACGCCTACATCCGTTCCATGGACCGGGCCGACCTGATCTTCGGCACCGGCCCGGCCGGCACCGGCAAGACCTTCCTCGCGGTCGCCTATGCGGCGGCCCTGATCGAGCGCGGCGACGTGGCCCGTCTGATCCTGTCCCGTCCGGCTGTCGAGGCGGGCGAGCGGCTCGGCTTCCTTCCGGGCGACATGAAGGACAAGGTGGATCCCTACCTGCGGCCGCTCTATGACGCGCTCTACGAGATGATGCCTCCGGAGAAGGTCGATCGCGGCCTGCAGTCGGGCATGATCGAGGTGGCGCCGCTCGCCTTCATGCGTGGCCGCACCCTGTCGAACGCCGTGGTGCTCCTGGACGAGGCCCAGAACACCACGACGATGCAGATGAAGATGTTCCTCACCCGCCTGGGCGAGAATTCCAAGATGATCGTCACCGGCGACCCCACCCAGGTCGACCTTCCGCCCGGCCAGAAGTCGGGCCTGCGCGAGGCTCTCGAGCTGCTGCCGGACATCGAGGGCGTCGCCCACGTCCAGTTCACCGAGGTCGACGTGGTGCGTCACGAACTCGTCGCGCGGATCGTCAAGGCCTATGACGACGCCAGCCGCGAGATGCTGCAGGACCGTGAGCGCCGCATCGAGGCCCGGGGAGAGCGGTCATGA
- the lnt gene encoding apolipoprotein N-acyltransferase, whose translation MTALLARLHSLPGAFLLAQGPKRWALAFAAGAFAVLALPPYGHLAALFVSLPVLVWLLDGAAGASGRLSGGRRLRAGFAIGWWFGFGYFLAGLWWIGLAFLVEADRFAWMIPFAVTLLPAGLALFHGLALALATRFWPERWTRIAVLAGMLSLSDWLRGHVLTGFPWNAFGYATAEILPLAQLGSLFGVYGTGALLLVLAAAPGLLVDGRRSGVAGLALALCGVGTAFVWGQVRLNGTEGLVDPTISVRVIQPSIAQSEKWKPENRLPIFRSYLGLSSSARGDADLPATRRVYVWPESAFPFLLTQEPEAIAEIDGLLEKDEILITGAIRAERNPDGVNYYNSIYVISDGGTIVDAYDKVRLVPFGEYLPLADVLETLGLRALVNAPNPFRAGYAHTVLGSGGLPAFLPLICYEVIFPQVPGEVGSRPKWLVNLTNDAWFGDTAGPYQHFAQARFRAIEQGLPLVRSANTGISAVVDAYGRPVEILAPFVTGAIETALPAALEPTVYARYGDLSYLAILLIFTAIFTLGRFNLSSRHN comes from the coding sequence ATGACAGCGCTGCTTGCCCGCCTCCACAGCCTGCCGGGGGCCTTCCTCCTTGCGCAGGGGCCGAAACGCTGGGCGCTGGCCTTTGCCGCGGGCGCCTTCGCCGTGCTGGCCCTTCCACCCTACGGACATCTCGCAGCGCTGTTCGTCAGCCTGCCCGTGCTCGTCTGGCTGCTGGACGGCGCGGCCGGGGCCAGCGGACGGCTCTCGGGCGGCCGGCGGCTGCGCGCGGGCTTCGCGATCGGCTGGTGGTTCGGCTTCGGCTATTTCCTGGCCGGGCTCTGGTGGATCGGCCTTGCCTTTCTCGTCGAGGCCGACCGGTTCGCCTGGATGATTCCCTTCGCGGTCACGCTGCTGCCGGCTGGCCTGGCGCTGTTCCACGGTCTTGCGCTCGCCCTTGCAACCCGCTTCTGGCCGGAGCGCTGGACGCGGATCGCGGTCCTCGCCGGCATGCTGTCGCTGTCGGACTGGCTGCGCGGCCATGTTCTGACCGGGTTCCCGTGGAATGCCTTCGGCTATGCGACGGCAGAGATCCTGCCGCTTGCCCAGCTCGGCAGCCTGTTCGGCGTCTACGGGACCGGCGCGCTGCTGCTGGTCCTTGCAGCCGCGCCCGGCCTGCTGGTCGACGGGCGGCGGTCCGGTGTCGCCGGTCTGGCGCTGGCGCTCTGCGGTGTCGGGACTGCCTTTGTCTGGGGGCAGGTGCGACTAAATGGCACAGAGGGTCTCGTTGACCCGACAATCTCCGTTCGCGTCATACAACCGTCTATCGCGCAAAGCGAGAAATGGAAGCCTGAAAACCGTCTCCCGATCTTCCGGAGCTACCTTGGGTTGAGTTCATCCGCACGTGGTGATGCTGATCTTCCGGCAACCCGGCGTGTGTATGTTTGGCCAGAATCTGCCTTTCCTTTCCTGCTGACGCAAGAACCGGAAGCAATCGCCGAAATAGACGGTCTGCTGGAGAAGGACGAGATCCTGATCACGGGAGCAATCCGGGCTGAGAGAAACCCGGATGGTGTAAATTATTATAACAGCATCTACGTCATTTCCGATGGGGGCACGATCGTCGATGCCTATGACAAGGTCCGCCTCGTTCCCTTCGGCGAATACCTGCCGCTTGCCGATGTGCTGGAAACGCTGGGTCTGCGGGCTCTGGTCAATGCGCCGAACCCCTTCCGGGCCGGATACGCGCATACCGTGCTCGGGTCCGGTGGGCTGCCCGCCTTCTTGCCGCTGATCTGCTACGAGGTCATTTTCCCGCAAGTGCCGGGCGAAGTTGGCTCACGGCCCAAGTGGTTGGTAAATCTGACAAATGATGCCTGGTTTGGCGATACCGCCGGCCCCTACCAGCATTTCGCCCAGGCAAGGTTTCGCGCGATCGAACAGGGACTTCCGCTGGTCCGCTCGGCCAACACCGGGATTTCTGCCGTGGTGGATGCCTATGGGCGTCCGGTCGAGATCCTTGCGCCGTTCGTGACCGGGGCCATCGAGACGGCCCTTCCGGCCGCGCTGGAGCCGACGGTCTACGCCCGGTATGGGGACTTGTCCTACCTCGCAATTTTGCTCATTTTTACTGCAATATTTACTTTAGGACGCTTCAACCTCTCCTCGCGTCATAATTGA
- the ybeY gene encoding rRNA maturation RNase YbeY, which yields MTAGPELATAEDIVIEIAIESGDWPDEDRLFALSEAAVAAAFARAPLKALPESELSLVFVDDARIQELNAEWRGKDKPTNVLSFPGGEPMNGVFGPLLGDIIFAWETVAREAVEQDVSFDHHFSHLVVHGLLHLFGYDHQMDAEAEVMEDLERQILADLGIADPYADAPLVADDPATGAAPAH from the coding sequence ATGACGGCCGGACCCGAGCTGGCAACCGCCGAGGACATCGTGATCGAGATTGCCATCGAGAGCGGTGACTGGCCGGACGAGGATCGGCTTTTTGCCCTGAGCGAGGCGGCCGTGGCGGCCGCCTTTGCCCGGGCCCCGCTCAAGGCGCTGCCGGAGTCCGAGCTGTCGCTGGTCTTCGTCGATGATGCGCGCATCCAGGAGCTCAATGCCGAGTGGCGCGGCAAGGACAAGCCGACCAACGTCCTGTCCTTCCCCGGTGGAGAGCCGATGAACGGCGTGTTCGGACCGCTGCTCGGCGACATCATCTTTGCCTGGGAGACGGTTGCCCGCGAGGCGGTCGAGCAGGATGTTTCCTTCGACCATCATTTTTCTCACCTTGTTGTTCACGGACTCCTTCACCTTTTCGGGTATGATCACCAGATGGACGCCGAAGCCGAAGTGATGGAAGATCTCGAACGGCAGATCCTGGCGGATCTCGGCATTGCCGATCCCTATGCCGATGCCCCGCTCGTGGCCGATGATCCGGCCACCGGCGCGGCACCGGCGCATTGA
- a CDS encoding hemolysin family protein: protein MNVSESRSIEAQPNSVTATADTRDSADPRSPEPRKSGPFARMIGHFLRLRRGSGATLRENLEDELARDTGSDAAFSPEERMLLGNILRLRGLRVDDVMVPRADIVAVDDGISLGRLLEVFRTNGHSRLPVYHETLDDPRGMIHIKDLMAYVTGVTGPARAGDAGSAGGSGSLGIDLAKVDLSTSLAETGLLRSLLFVPPSMPATDLMAKMQASRVQMALVIDEYGGTDGLVSLEDIVETVVGDIEDEHDEDQESMLLSAGDGIWIADPRIPLEDLSEQIGTDFNVGEVAEEVDTLGGLLFTIVGRVPVRGELIAPREFPGFEFEILDADPRRIKRLRVRRRRTDKLAVDPRRRQKRGEKPADDVAEETTPTAG from the coding sequence ATGAACGTCTCTGAAAGCCGAAGTATCGAGGCGCAGCCCAATTCCGTGACGGCGACGGCCGACACGCGGGACAGCGCCGATCCGCGATCTCCCGAGCCCCGAAAATCGGGGCCATTTGCCCGGATGATCGGGCATTTCCTGCGTCTGCGCCGGGGATCCGGGGCCACCTTGCGCGAAAACCTCGAGGACGAGCTTGCGCGCGATACCGGCTCCGATGCTGCCTTCTCTCCGGAAGAGCGGATGCTTCTCGGAAACATCCTGCGCCTGCGCGGCCTGCGCGTCGATGACGTCATGGTCCCGCGCGCCGACATCGTCGCCGTCGATGACGGCATCAGCCTCGGGCGGCTGCTGGAGGTGTTCCGGACCAACGGTCACTCGCGCCTGCCGGTCTATCACGAGACGCTCGACGATCCGCGCGGCATGATCCACATCAAGGACCTGATGGCCTATGTGACCGGCGTGACCGGTCCGGCCCGCGCCGGGGATGCCGGCAGCGCAGGCGGTTCGGGCAGCCTCGGCATCGATCTGGCGAAGGTGGACCTGTCCACGTCCCTGGCCGAAACCGGTCTGCTGCGTTCGCTCCTGTTCGTTCCGCCGTCGATGCCGGCAACCGATCTGATGGCCAAGATGCAGGCCAGCCGCGTGCAGATGGCCCTCGTCATCGACGAGTATGGCGGCACGGACGGCCTTGTCTCGCTCGAGGACATTGTCGAGACCGTGGTCGGCGACATCGAGGACGAGCATGACGAGGACCAGGAATCCATGCTCCTGTCGGCCGGCGACGGGATCTGGATCGCCGATCCGCGCATTCCGCTGGAGGACCTGTCCGAGCAGATCGGGACCGACTTCAATGTCGGCGAGGTCGCGGAAGAGGTCGACACGCTCGGCGGGCTGCTGTTCACCATCGTCGGACGGGTTCCGGTGCGCGGCGAGCTGATCGCGCCCCGGGAATTCCCCGGCTTCGAGTTCGAGATCCTCGATGCCGATCCGCGCCGGATCAAGCGCCTGCGCGTGCGCCGCCGCCGGACCGACAAGCTGGCCGTGGATCCGCGCCGCCGCCAGAAGCGTGGCGAGAAACCGGCCGACGACGTGGCCGAGGAGACGACACCGACCGCCGGGTGA
- the nusA gene encoding transcription termination factor NusA codes for MAISANRLELLQIADAVAREKTIDRGIVIAAMEDAIQKAARSRYGSETEVRAEINPKTGEIRLQRLLQVVDRVENISTEIALVDAKQRNPEATIGDYIAEPLPPLDFGRIAAQSAKQVIVQKVREAERDRQYDEFKDRIGEIVNGVVKRAEYGNVIVDLGRGEGIVRRDELIPRELFRTGDRIRAYVYDVRREQRGPQIFLSRTHPQFMAKLFAQEVPEIYDGVIEIKAVARDPGSRAKIAVISKDSSIDPVGACVGMRGSRVQAVVGELQGEKIDIIPWNPDAATFIVNALQPAEVAKVVLDEDAERIEVVVPDEQLSLAIGRRGQNVRLASQLTGWAIDIMTEQEESERRQKEFQERSTLFMEALNVDEMVGQLLATEGFTSVEEVAYVDLDEIAMIEGFDDDTAEEIQARARDFLAEQEAKLDEERRALGVDDELRQIDGLTTAMLVALGKDGIKTIEDLAGCATDDLVGWSERKDGETKRHAGALSAFEVSRAEAEAMVMAARVAAGWISADELAADEDVAGDDADETEEEDAE; via the coding sequence ATGGCAATCAGCGCGAACCGGCTGGAACTGCTGCAGATCGCCGATGCGGTGGCTCGCGAGAAGACCATCGATCGCGGCATCGTGATCGCTGCGATGGAGGACGCCATCCAGAAGGCGGCCCGCTCCCGTTATGGCAGCGAGACGGAAGTGCGCGCCGAGATCAACCCGAAGACGGGTGAAATCCGGCTGCAGCGCCTGCTCCAGGTGGTCGACCGCGTCGAGAACATCTCCACCGAGATCGCCCTTGTCGATGCCAAGCAGCGCAATCCGGAAGCCACCATCGGCGACTACATTGCCGAACCGCTGCCGCCGCTCGACTTCGGTCGCATCGCGGCCCAGTCGGCCAAGCAGGTCATCGTGCAGAAGGTCCGCGAGGCCGAGCGTGACCGCCAGTATGACGAGTTCAAGGACCGCATCGGCGAGATCGTCAACGGCGTGGTCAAGCGCGCCGAATACGGCAACGTGATCGTGGATCTGGGCCGTGGCGAAGGCATTGTCCGCCGCGACGAGCTGATCCCGCGCGAGCTGTTCCGCACCGGCGACCGTATCCGCGCCTATGTCTATGACGTGCGCCGCGAACAGCGTGGCCCACAGATCTTCCTGTCGCGCACCCATCCGCAGTTCATGGCGAAGCTCTTCGCCCAGGAAGTCCCGGAAATCTATGACGGCGTCATCGAGATCAAGGCCGTGGCCCGCGACCCGGGCTCGCGCGCCAAGATCGCGGTGATTTCCAAGGACAGCTCGATCGATCCCGTCGGCGCCTGCGTCGGCATGCGCGGCTCCCGCGTCCAGGCCGTTGTCGGCGAGCTGCAGGGCGAGAAGATCGACATCATTCCGTGGAACCCGGATGCGGCAACCTTCATCGTCAACGCGCTGCAGCCGGCCGAAGTGGCCAAGGTCGTGCTCGACGAGGATGCGGAGCGCATCGAGGTCGTGGTGCCGGACGAGCAGCTGTCGCTGGCCATCGGCCGTCGCGGCCAGAACGTCCGTCTCGCCTCGCAGCTCACCGGCTGGGCGATCGACATCATGACCGAGCAGGAAGAGAGCGAGCGGCGCCAGAAGGAATTCCAGGAGCGCTCCACCCTGTTCATGGAAGCCCTGAACGTGGACGAGATGGTCGGCCAGCTTCTCGCCACCGAGGGCTTTACCTCGGTCGAGGAAGTGGCCTATGTCGATCTCGACGAGATCGCCATGATCGAGGGCTTCGACGACGACACCGCCGAGGAGATCCAGGCCCGTGCCCGCGACTTCCTCGCGGAGCAGGAAGCAAAGCTGGACGAGGAGCGTCGGGCCCTCGGCGTCGACGACGAGCTGCGCCAGATCGACGGCCTGACCACGGCCATGCTGGTTGCCCTCGGCAAGGACGGCATCAAGACCATCGAAGACCTCGCGGGCTGCGCAACCGACGATCTCGTCGGCTGGAGCGAGCGCAAGGACGGCGAGACCAAGCGTCATGCCGGCGCCCTGTCCGCCTTCGAGGTGTCGCGCGCGGAAGCCGAGGCCATGGTGATGGCGGCCCGCGTTGCGGCCGGCTGGATCAGCGCCGACGAACTGGCGGCTGACGAGGACGTGGCCGGCGACGACGCCGACGAGACCGAGGAAGAGGACGCCGAGTAA
- a CDS encoding helix-turn-helix domain-containing protein, with protein sequence MPSKKAPNPIDVHVGSRVRLRRMMLGMSQEKLGESLGITFQQIQKYEKGTNRIGASRLQHISSVLKVPVAFFFEDAPGSPDDFEGFGESQPTSYVVDFLSSSEGLSLNKAFVRIEDPKVRRRIVDLVRALAGDDA encoded by the coding sequence ATGCCCAGCAAGAAAGCACCCAACCCGATTGATGTGCATGTCGGCAGCCGCGTCCGGCTCCGCCGCATGATGCTCGGCATGAGCCAGGAAAAGCTTGGCGAGAGCCTCGGCATCACGTTCCAGCAGATCCAGAAGTACGAAAAGGGCACCAACCGCATCGGCGCCTCGCGCCTGCAGCACATCTCGAGCGTGCTCAAGGTGCCGGTTGCCTTCTTCTTCGAGGATGCCCCGGGCTCGCCGGACGACTTCGAGGGCTTCGGCGAATCGCAGCCGACGTCCTATGTCGTCGACTTCCTGTCCTCCTCCGAGGGACTGTCGCTCAACAAGGCTTTCGTGCGCATCGAGGACCCGAAGGTCCGCCGCCGGATCGTCGATCTGGTCCGCGCGCTTGCCGGCGACGACGCCTGA